In the Styela clava chromosome 8, kaStyClav1.hap1.2, whole genome shotgun sequence genome, one interval contains:
- the LOC120346193 gene encoding lethal(3)malignant brain tumor-like protein 4 isoform X2, whose product MDMKFNPPNLESFFSPNHQPHSLSTIWADKSKEEEVDPGISDMEEQDQAKDDAENSKENDSTENLNDALEWENGVGKLPGSDLKFRVNELGDIEVITESVQMDEVSNLMGEAEAVENGVIPSDQTTAPDSDTENQLSIVEESEKTDEVINDNDDPNIFVEQNDSSSDNIVEQNTEKDSKSAISSETDLNLKNKNSEDKDEDTQNESNIQPKDENADVAVRSESSLEDNLTDFDPVLHEDIASMLYDDANTNINLQKTDDDCLITPTPSPGSTYKDEDYSPEHSDLKIVSVRSDSAETGKCLICGNTTRPGKRFCSRQCVGRNATKRRRENQMFVSKKYLKNKRRAKNLHNKRDQRSLHTDDILTVVQDDSPGRKNDLKIKIRWSSASNENQEEYNQNDKDIPKRKAVLNGNYEGTRGTNRKKFIWSTYLEEEQAVPAPLDAFEDFSGKNPYLTRNPFQVGMAMEGVDPEHESLICPLFVAELRGCRIRLSFCGYSESYDFWRNCDSPFIFPCGFCEETNRILQPPKECKIENFVWNEYAKSHQIYPAPKECFVKISDNETKSKDITFKIGQKLEAVDKHNPDLICVATVQDVINEQVLIHFDGWSNKFDFWCPISSQLIHSTGWCEKNNKVLLLPEDYDTTQKFDWSIFLTQTQTTAVDEKLFSTGVANKFKQGMKLEAVDQRNQRLIRVATIAEIDNIRVKIHFDGWSDMYDFYTDLESSDLHPIGWCAKSGHPIEPPVSLSDMEDSAWQTSGCPIPGCAGLGHIKGAKYMTHYSEFGCPYSPQNLTKEVLKDRLAVHKPRRSAHMITDENNFINNDGDPDYIEEQVITHKTGKVLTRKRLSNSDQNHLTSPSKKKLKENSEDSFQHERSRGNTAQVVSKWTIEDVARFIRNLTSQQIYEQIFMREEIDGEAMLMLTQSDMLRILKIKLGPAVKIYNAIMTIKEAA is encoded by the exons TTTCGTGTGAATGAGCTTGGAGATATTGAAGTTATCACAGAATCAGTACAAATGGATGAAGTTTCTAACCTAATGGGTGAGGCTGAAGCAGTAGAAAATGGAGTTATCCCTTCTGATCAAACTACTGCTCCGGACTCAGACACAGAAAATCAATTAAGTATTGTTGAAGAATCAGAAAAAACTGATGAAGTTATCAACGATAATGACGATCCTAACATATTTGTTGAACAAAACGATTCATCGTCTGATAACATTGTTGAACAAAATACAGAAAAGGATTCCAAATCAGCTATTTCTTCTGAAACTGATCtcaatctgaaaaataaaaatagtgaagataaagatgaagatactcAG AATGAATCTAACATTCAACCCAAGGATGAGAATGCAGATGTTGCGGTGAGAAGTGAATCATCTTTGGAAGATAATTTAACAGATTTTGATCCAGTTTTACATGAAGATATTGCTTCAATGTTATATGATGATGCCAACACTAATATAAATTTACAGAAGACAGACGACGATTGCCTAATAACTCCTACACCTTCTCCAG GTAGCacctataaagatgaagattatTCACCAGAACATAGTGACTTGAAAATTGTCTCCGTGCGATCTGACTCTGCAGAAACAGGAAAATGTTTAATATGTGGCAACACTACTCGACCTGGTAAAAGGTTTTGCAGTAGACAATGTGTTGGCAGAAATGCAACCAAAAGAAGAAGAGAAAATCAAATGTTTGTGTCAAAAAAAT ACTTGAAAAATAAACGACGAGCCAAAAATCTTCATAATAAACGAGATCAGAGAAGTCTACATACTGACGATATATTAACTGTAGTACAAGACGATTCACCAGGAAggaaaaatgatttaaaaatcaaaataaggTGGTCATCTGCTTCAAATGAAAACCAAGAGGAATATAATCAGAATGATAAAGATATTCCGAAACGAAAAGCTGTTTTAAATGGAAACTACGAGGGAACAAGAG GAACCAATCGAAAGAAATTCATCTGGTCAACTTATCTTGAAGAAGAGCAGGCGGTTCCTGCTCCACTAGATGCGTTTGAGGATTTTTCTGGAAAAAATCCATATTTGACTCGAAATCCTTTTCAAGTAGGGATGGCAATGGAAGGAGTTGATCCTGAGCACGAGTCGCTCATTTGTCCACTGTTTGTTGCAGAG CTCAGAGGATGTCGCATCAGGCTGAGTTTTTGTGGATATTCCGAATCTTATGATTTTTGGAGAAACTGTGATTCACCTTTTATATTTCCCTGTGGGTTTTGTGAAGAGACGAATAGAATACTTCAACCACCAAAAG aatgtaaaattgaaaacttcGTATGGAATGAATATGCAAAATCTCATCAAATATATCCAGCTCCCAAAGaatgttttgtaaaaatatcaGATAATGAAACG AAGTCCAAAGATATCACTTTCAAAATTGGCCAGAAATTAGAAGCTGTAGATAAGCACAATCCTGATCTGATATGTGTTGCTACTGTGCAAGATGTTATCAATGAACAAGTTCTTATTCATTTTGATGGGTGGagcaataaatttgatttttggtGTCCAATTTCATCACAACTTATACATTCTACTGGATGGTGCGAGAAGAATAATAAAGTTCTTTTATTACCTGAAG ATTACGACACAACACAAAAATTTGATTGGTCCATCTTCCTCACACAAACACAAACTACAGCTGTTGatgaaaaattgttttccactgGAGTTGCGAATAAGTTTAAACAAGGAATGAAACTCGAAGCTGTTGATCAAAGGAATCAACGTTTGATAAGAGTTGCTACAATTGCGGAAATTGATAATATCAGGGTTAAA ATTCATTTTGATGGTTGGAGTGACATGTATGATTTCTACACCGACCTAGAAAGTTCAGATTTGCATCCAATTGGCTGGTGTGCAAAATCTGGACATCCTATAGAACCTCCTGTATCTCTCAGTGACATGGAAGACTCTGCATG GCAAACTAGTGGTTGTCCAATCCCAGGATGTGCAGGCCTTGGACATATTAAAGGTGCTAAGTACATGACACATTACAGTGAGTTTGGATGTCCGTATTCACCACAAAATCTAACAAAAGAAGTCTTAAAA GATCGTCTCGCTGTACACAAGCCTCGAAGAAGTGCTCATATGATAACAGATGAGAATAATTTTATAAA CAATGATGGAGATCCAGATTATATAGAAGAACAAGTGATTACGCATAAGACTGGAAAAG TCCTGACTCGTAAACGTCTCAGCAATAGCGATCAGAATCATCTTACATCACCCagtaaaaaaaagttgaaagagAATTCCGAGGACTCTTTCCAACATGAAA GAAGCCGAGGTAATACAGCTCAAGTTGTTTCAAAGTGGACAATCGAAGATGTTGCGAGATTCATCAGGAATCTTACAAGCCAACAAATATACGAACAAATTTTTATGCGTGAAGAAATAGATGGTGAAGCTATGCTAATGTTAACACAATCCGATATGCTGCGAATTCTCAAAATAAAGCTTGGTCCTGCTGTGAAAATTTATAATGCGATCATGACAATCAAGGAGGCAGCATGA
- the LOC120346193 gene encoding lethal(3)malignant brain tumor-like protein 4 isoform X1, with the protein MDMKFNPPNLESFFSPNHQPHSLSTIWADKSKQEEEVDPGISDMEEQDQAKDDAENSKENDSTENLNDALEWENGVGKLPGSDLKFRVNELGDIEVITESVQMDEVSNLMGEAEAVENGVIPSDQTTAPDSDTENQLSIVEESEKTDEVINDNDDPNIFVEQNDSSSDNIVEQNTEKDSKSAISSETDLNLKNKNSEDKDEDTQNESNIQPKDENADVAVRSESSLEDNLTDFDPVLHEDIASMLYDDANTNINLQKTDDDCLITPTPSPGSTYKDEDYSPEHSDLKIVSVRSDSAETGKCLICGNTTRPGKRFCSRQCVGRNATKRRRENQMFVSKKYLKNKRRAKNLHNKRDQRSLHTDDILTVVQDDSPGRKNDLKIKIRWSSASNENQEEYNQNDKDIPKRKAVLNGNYEGTRGTNRKKFIWSTYLEEEQAVPAPLDAFEDFSGKNPYLTRNPFQVGMAMEGVDPEHESLICPLFVAELRGCRIRLSFCGYSESYDFWRNCDSPFIFPCGFCEETNRILQPPKECKIENFVWNEYAKSHQIYPAPKECFVKISDNETKSKDITFKIGQKLEAVDKHNPDLICVATVQDVINEQVLIHFDGWSNKFDFWCPISSQLIHSTGWCEKNNKVLLLPEDYDTTQKFDWSIFLTQTQTTAVDEKLFSTGVANKFKQGMKLEAVDQRNQRLIRVATIAEIDNIRVKIHFDGWSDMYDFYTDLESSDLHPIGWCAKSGHPIEPPVSLSDMEDSAWQTSGCPIPGCAGLGHIKGAKYMTHYSEFGCPYSPQNLTKEVLKDRLAVHKPRRSAHMITDENNFINNDGDPDYIEEQVITHKTGKVLTRKRLSNSDQNHLTSPSKKKLKENSEDSFQHERSRGNTAQVVSKWTIEDVARFIRNLTSQQIYEQIFMREEIDGEAMLMLTQSDMLRILKIKLGPAVKIYNAIMTIKEAA; encoded by the exons TTTCGTGTGAATGAGCTTGGAGATATTGAAGTTATCACAGAATCAGTACAAATGGATGAAGTTTCTAACCTAATGGGTGAGGCTGAAGCAGTAGAAAATGGAGTTATCCCTTCTGATCAAACTACTGCTCCGGACTCAGACACAGAAAATCAATTAAGTATTGTTGAAGAATCAGAAAAAACTGATGAAGTTATCAACGATAATGACGATCCTAACATATTTGTTGAACAAAACGATTCATCGTCTGATAACATTGTTGAACAAAATACAGAAAAGGATTCCAAATCAGCTATTTCTTCTGAAACTGATCtcaatctgaaaaataaaaatagtgaagataaagatgaagatactcAG AATGAATCTAACATTCAACCCAAGGATGAGAATGCAGATGTTGCGGTGAGAAGTGAATCATCTTTGGAAGATAATTTAACAGATTTTGATCCAGTTTTACATGAAGATATTGCTTCAATGTTATATGATGATGCCAACACTAATATAAATTTACAGAAGACAGACGACGATTGCCTAATAACTCCTACACCTTCTCCAG GTAGCacctataaagatgaagattatTCACCAGAACATAGTGACTTGAAAATTGTCTCCGTGCGATCTGACTCTGCAGAAACAGGAAAATGTTTAATATGTGGCAACACTACTCGACCTGGTAAAAGGTTTTGCAGTAGACAATGTGTTGGCAGAAATGCAACCAAAAGAAGAAGAGAAAATCAAATGTTTGTGTCAAAAAAAT ACTTGAAAAATAAACGACGAGCCAAAAATCTTCATAATAAACGAGATCAGAGAAGTCTACATACTGACGATATATTAACTGTAGTACAAGACGATTCACCAGGAAggaaaaatgatttaaaaatcaaaataaggTGGTCATCTGCTTCAAATGAAAACCAAGAGGAATATAATCAGAATGATAAAGATATTCCGAAACGAAAAGCTGTTTTAAATGGAAACTACGAGGGAACAAGAG GAACCAATCGAAAGAAATTCATCTGGTCAACTTATCTTGAAGAAGAGCAGGCGGTTCCTGCTCCACTAGATGCGTTTGAGGATTTTTCTGGAAAAAATCCATATTTGACTCGAAATCCTTTTCAAGTAGGGATGGCAATGGAAGGAGTTGATCCTGAGCACGAGTCGCTCATTTGTCCACTGTTTGTTGCAGAG CTCAGAGGATGTCGCATCAGGCTGAGTTTTTGTGGATATTCCGAATCTTATGATTTTTGGAGAAACTGTGATTCACCTTTTATATTTCCCTGTGGGTTTTGTGAAGAGACGAATAGAATACTTCAACCACCAAAAG aatgtaaaattgaaaacttcGTATGGAATGAATATGCAAAATCTCATCAAATATATCCAGCTCCCAAAGaatgttttgtaaaaatatcaGATAATGAAACG AAGTCCAAAGATATCACTTTCAAAATTGGCCAGAAATTAGAAGCTGTAGATAAGCACAATCCTGATCTGATATGTGTTGCTACTGTGCAAGATGTTATCAATGAACAAGTTCTTATTCATTTTGATGGGTGGagcaataaatttgatttttggtGTCCAATTTCATCACAACTTATACATTCTACTGGATGGTGCGAGAAGAATAATAAAGTTCTTTTATTACCTGAAG ATTACGACACAACACAAAAATTTGATTGGTCCATCTTCCTCACACAAACACAAACTACAGCTGTTGatgaaaaattgttttccactgGAGTTGCGAATAAGTTTAAACAAGGAATGAAACTCGAAGCTGTTGATCAAAGGAATCAACGTTTGATAAGAGTTGCTACAATTGCGGAAATTGATAATATCAGGGTTAAA ATTCATTTTGATGGTTGGAGTGACATGTATGATTTCTACACCGACCTAGAAAGTTCAGATTTGCATCCAATTGGCTGGTGTGCAAAATCTGGACATCCTATAGAACCTCCTGTATCTCTCAGTGACATGGAAGACTCTGCATG GCAAACTAGTGGTTGTCCAATCCCAGGATGTGCAGGCCTTGGACATATTAAAGGTGCTAAGTACATGACACATTACAGTGAGTTTGGATGTCCGTATTCACCACAAAATCTAACAAAAGAAGTCTTAAAA GATCGTCTCGCTGTACACAAGCCTCGAAGAAGTGCTCATATGATAACAGATGAGAATAATTTTATAAA CAATGATGGAGATCCAGATTATATAGAAGAACAAGTGATTACGCATAAGACTGGAAAAG TCCTGACTCGTAAACGTCTCAGCAATAGCGATCAGAATCATCTTACATCACCCagtaaaaaaaagttgaaagagAATTCCGAGGACTCTTTCCAACATGAAA GAAGCCGAGGTAATACAGCTCAAGTTGTTTCAAAGTGGACAATCGAAGATGTTGCGAGATTCATCAGGAATCTTACAAGCCAACAAATATACGAACAAATTTTTATGCGTGAAGAAATAGATGGTGAAGCTATGCTAATGTTAACACAATCCGATATGCTGCGAATTCTCAAAATAAAGCTTGGTCCTGCTGTGAAAATTTATAATGCGATCATGACAATCAAGGAGGCAGCATGA